The Leptospira brenneri genome includes a window with the following:
- the mtnA gene encoding S-methyl-5-thioribose-1-phosphate isomerase — protein sequence MPHPEFLPIQWKSTHLELLDQRILPGKKEFLKLTTAEETIIAIREMAVRGAPAIAITGVFGLALGAKSMSGLVSSKEVETLLSSILESRPTAVNLSYAIREAKKRVQEITDWNQIAKIWENFGLEMMKEDLAANKALGENGVSLFSKNQSEFHIITHCNTGALATAGHGTALGVIRSLRDAGKKVVVYADETRPFLQGSRLTAFEMIEEGIECYIITDGMSGWLMNHRKIDAVVVGCDRVAANGDTANKIGTYNLGIVAKEHGVPFYVCATKDSFDLNLKTGDEIPIEMRKESEVTQFDFLKSADGNYLFPEGKTSPIGARALNPSFDVTKSHLIKNFITEFGCFPPNEISLRLKSV from the coding sequence ATGCCTCATCCGGAATTTTTACCCATCCAGTGGAAATCCACTCATTTAGAACTTCTCGACCAGCGAATTCTCCCAGGGAAAAAGGAATTTCTAAAACTGACCACAGCGGAAGAAACCATCATTGCTATCCGAGAAATGGCTGTTAGGGGGGCGCCTGCAATTGCCATCACAGGGGTTTTTGGTTTGGCTTTGGGCGCCAAATCTATGTCAGGCTTAGTCAGTTCAAAAGAGGTGGAAACCTTACTTTCTTCTATTTTGGAATCCAGACCCACTGCAGTGAATTTGAGTTATGCCATTCGAGAAGCTAAGAAAAGAGTTCAGGAAATCACAGACTGGAACCAAATTGCAAAAATTTGGGAAAACTTTGGGCTTGAAATGATGAAAGAAGATCTAGCAGCCAATAAAGCATTAGGCGAAAATGGAGTTTCCCTTTTTTCTAAAAACCAATCTGAATTTCATATCATCACTCATTGTAATACGGGAGCTCTCGCAACGGCTGGGCATGGCACTGCACTTGGAGTGATTCGGAGTTTACGTGATGCCGGAAAAAAAGTCGTTGTGTATGCGGATGAAACAAGACCTTTTTTGCAAGGATCTAGACTTACTGCTTTTGAAATGATAGAAGAGGGAATTGAGTGTTATATCATTACGGATGGAATGAGTGGATGGCTCATGAACCATCGTAAAATTGATGCCGTAGTGGTTGGTTGTGATCGGGTCGCTGCCAATGGAGACACTGCAAATAAAATTGGAACATATAATTTGGGGATTGTTGCTAAAGAACATGGTGTACCTTTTTATGTTTGCGCCACAAAAGATAGTTTTGATTTGAATTTAAAAACTGGTGACGAAATTCCCATCGAAATGCGTAAAGAATCAGAAGTCACACAGTTTGATTTTTTGAAATCTGCAGATGGAAATTATTTATTTCCAGAAGGGAAAACCTCTCCAATCGGAGCTCGGGCACTCAACCCATCCTTTGATGTGACTAAGTCTCATTTAATAAAAAACTTCATCACAGAATTTGGATGTTTTCCTCCAAATGAGATTTCCCTTCGTCTAAAGTCTGTATGA
- a CDS encoding CHAT domain-containing protein, with translation MLSLIIDRVGNVNIFNVLEDNLPVEESHIQSTLDDDLIFEYLGEVERLVHVSQSVLSNPNQILNADILQDLKVLGETFYQQFFPLSIIEKLKNTTRHSIHFNIDPALALIPWELLHDGASFLSDKFRIGKTIRGGLHRPTRHENRKIKMLIIADPTEDLPHAQKEGEVLFSVLSQKVPTHLLELEFIGGKQVTKLKLLSLIKDKHIIHYSGHLHFSDDSLENGWLLSDGKVLKAREIKSTGIDTDLVFSNSCMSAKSTVKKLNTNIMNQYAGAFLTAGIKTFVGTNWEILDNERTIDFTVRFYTFLFSDKSVGESLFLSKEFARRNYHANDLTWANYALYGNPDFSMFVKERRNFHSTKILNPTTVLEFYPTPIAVAYSKFINSHKSKSIGKNNILNLAKLFEAISQVVGMMVFSDHAAHAMNKSIPNNPDDAVSLRKWWELVYGCVWDFQKLKISSILELALPVLHEQKETIFKIVGWMKAWEREEIKEEEIESYQIILQFFLENMLLEFSELERVSILLVSENQNPHFYFKGTKPTYLFPSSPGTKDKLQEQFYKHKGNLVLVHESRKVVIPFPTYFKERKETGELELVFNGLMPFVSGAKQS, from the coding sequence ATGCTCTCCCTGATCATAGATAGAGTTGGTAACGTTAATATCTTCAATGTTTTAGAAGATAATCTCCCTGTAGAAGAATCCCACATACAATCCACGTTAGACGACGACCTTATTTTTGAATATTTAGGGGAAGTGGAGAGACTCGTTCATGTTTCTCAGTCTGTTCTTTCCAATCCCAACCAAATTTTAAATGCAGATATCCTACAAGACTTGAAAGTGTTAGGTGAAACTTTTTACCAACAGTTTTTTCCTCTTTCCATCATCGAAAAATTAAAAAATACAACCCGACATAGTATCCATTTTAATATTGATCCGGCTCTTGCTCTCATTCCTTGGGAACTCTTACATGACGGTGCTAGTTTTCTTTCCGATAAATTTCGAATTGGTAAAACCATTCGTGGGGGACTACACCGTCCCACTCGACACGAAAACCGAAAGATCAAAATGCTCATCATTGCCGATCCCACAGAGGACCTTCCACATGCACAAAAGGAAGGAGAGGTTTTGTTTTCTGTACTCAGTCAAAAAGTTCCAACCCATCTTTTGGAATTAGAGTTTATCGGTGGGAAACAAGTCACCAAACTTAAGTTACTGTCTCTTATCAAAGACAAACATATCATTCATTATTCGGGGCATTTACATTTTTCGGATGATTCATTGGAAAATGGTTGGTTGTTATCTGACGGAAAGGTTTTAAAAGCAAGAGAAATCAAATCAACTGGAATCGATACAGATTTGGTTTTTTCCAATTCTTGTATGTCTGCAAAATCAACGGTTAAAAAATTAAACACAAATATCATGAACCAATATGCAGGAGCTTTTTTAACTGCAGGGATCAAAACCTTTGTGGGCACGAATTGGGAAATCTTAGACAACGAAAGAACCATCGATTTTACAGTAAGGTTTTATACTTTTCTCTTTTCTGATAAATCTGTAGGTGAGTCTTTGTTTTTGTCTAAGGAGTTTGCCAGAAGAAACTATCATGCAAATGATTTAACCTGGGCAAATTATGCTTTGTATGGAAATCCGGATTTTTCGATGTTTGTAAAAGAAAGAAGGAATTTTCATTCTACGAAAATTCTAAACCCGACCACTGTTTTAGAATTTTATCCCACACCAATCGCAGTTGCCTATTCAAAGTTTATCAATTCTCATAAATCAAAATCCATTGGGAAAAATAATATTCTAAATTTAGCTAAGTTGTTCGAAGCAATTAGCCAAGTTGTTGGTATGATGGTTTTTAGTGATCATGCCGCACATGCCATGAATAAATCCATTCCCAATAACCCTGATGATGCTGTCTCTCTTCGTAAGTGGTGGGAATTGGTATATGGTTGTGTTTGGGACTTCCAAAAGTTAAAAATCTCTAGTATTTTAGAACTCGCATTGCCTGTTTTACACGAACAAAAAGAAACTATTTTTAAAATCGTTGGTTGGATGAAAGCTTGGGAACGAGAGGAGATCAAAGAAGAAGAGATCGAATCCTACCAAATCATTTTGCAATTCTTTTTGGAAAACATGTTACTTGAGTTCTCGGAACTCGAACGAGTGAGTATTCTTTTGGTTTCTGAAAATCAAAACCCACATTTCTACTTTAAAGGAACCAAACCAACTTATTTGTTTCCGTCCTCTCCAGGTACCAAAGACAAATTACAGGAACAATTTTATAAACACAAAGGAAACCTTGTGCTCGTACATGAAAGTCGTAAGGTAGTCATTCCTTTTCCAACTTACTTTAAAGAACGAAAAGAAACTGGAGAATTAGAACTTGTGTTTAACGGCCTTATGCCATTTGTATCGGGAGCCAAGCAGAGTTGA
- a CDS encoding sigma-70 family RNA polymerase sigma factor, which translates to MKLTSHTNEEILEIVKACGAGDEKSLQTFFDIYSQDIYNFPIRVFHLSEDDASDYYIYAFERLKTGKRFKSFVGKSSFKTWFFSVLRNLLIDWQRTKREVKTQSVSKVNKDGKEYSTIEDEPDKRSEALALAVDVSDQFHSVLSTIKIENRVVFKLSFVYYLHLDPEEIKFVAEKTDRTEEEIRIEVLRLREELSNREEENLKMEDKITSLYLNILDLKEQKKSKAQGDSVEALYYKERLDHALAKKYEQRKKLIEKKQKGHFLVRTPYREIARILGISEGGVSVTLLRVLEKMQKKMHSLAGEA; encoded by the coding sequence ATGAAACTCACTTCTCATACAAACGAAGAAATTCTGGAAATTGTAAAGGCCTGCGGTGCGGGTGACGAAAAGTCTCTCCAAACTTTTTTTGATATTTATTCGCAGGATATCTACAACTTCCCCATCCGCGTTTTTCACCTCAGTGAAGATGATGCATCCGATTATTATATTTACGCCTTCGAACGATTGAAAACAGGAAAACGTTTCAAAAGTTTTGTGGGAAAATCTAGTTTCAAAACCTGGTTTTTTTCTGTTCTCCGGAATTTACTCATTGATTGGCAGCGCACAAAAAGAGAAGTCAAAACTCAATCTGTCTCTAAAGTCAATAAAGACGGGAAAGAATACAGTACCATCGAAGACGAACCAGACAAAAGGTCAGAGGCTTTGGCTCTCGCTGTGGATGTTTCCGACCAGTTTCATTCTGTATTATCCACAATCAAAATTGAGAACCGTGTTGTATTCAAATTGTCCTTTGTTTATTATCTCCACTTAGATCCGGAAGAGATCAAATTCGTCGCGGAAAAAACAGATCGTACTGAAGAAGAAATTCGTATCGAAGTTTTAAGACTTCGAGAGGAACTTTCGAACCGCGAAGAAGAAAACTTAAAAATGGAAGATAAAATTACTTCTTTGTATTTGAATATTCTGGATTTAAAGGAACAAAAAAAATCCAAAGCTCAAGGTGATTCTGTAGAAGCGCTCTATTATAAAGAACGTTTGGACCATGCCCTTGCCAAAAAGTACGAACAGAGAAAAAAACTCATCGAGAAAAAGCAGAAGGGACATTTTCTCGTTCGCACCCCTTACCGTGAAATTGCCCGAATTTTAGGGATTTCCGAAGGTGGGGTGAGCGTAACCTTACTCCGAGTTCTCGAAAAAATGCAAAAAAAAATGCATTCTTTGGCTGGCGAGGCCTGA
- the msrA gene encoding peptide-methionine (S)-S-oxide reductase MsrA — MTEKVILGGGCFWCTEAVYLRIPGILSVKSGYAGGSTKNPTYKEICTGTTGHAEVIEIEFDPEVITYSKILEIFWASHDPTTLNRQGNDVGTQYRSVIFYLDEKQKELAVESKRKHAFMFPDPIVTEISPAPEFYPAEDYHQNYFSLNPQNPYCHYVIFPKLKKLGLNL; from the coding sequence ATGACGGAAAAAGTTATTTTAGGTGGTGGTTGTTTTTGGTGTACGGAGGCTGTGTATCTTCGGATTCCGGGGATCTTGTCTGTAAAATCTGGATATGCGGGTGGTTCGACAAAAAATCCTACATACAAAGAGATTTGCACTGGAACTACAGGTCATGCAGAAGTCATCGAAATAGAATTTGATCCTGAAGTGATTACTTATTCTAAAATTTTAGAAATCTTTTGGGCCTCTCATGACCCAACAACTCTCAATAGGCAAGGAAATGATGTAGGGACTCAATACCGATCTGTTATTTTCTATTTGGATGAAAAACAAAAAGAACTAGCTGTGGAGTCCAAAAGAAAACATGCATTTATGTTTCCAGATCCAATCGTAACAGAAATTTCTCCCGCACCAGAGTTTTATCCTGCGGAAGATTATCATCAAAACTATTTCAGTTTAAATCCACAAAATCCCTATTGTCATTATGTGATTTTTCCCAAACTCAAGAAGTTGGGATTGAATTTGTAA
- a CDS encoding sigma-54 down-regulated protein: MEQQVKDGLNFILGAVNTAKIEAEKAFSDINAGFQNLAAKGAQDQSEVSVNLRKYLQEGISQIDTLVGKANTVVADAKAKVASVTTKA, translated from the coding sequence ATGGAACAACAAGTAAAAGACGGATTAAACTTCATCCTAGGCGCAGTGAATACTGCAAAAATCGAAGCTGAAAAAGCTTTTTCCGATATCAACGCTGGATTCCAAAACCTAGCTGCTAAAGGTGCTCAAGACCAAAGCGAAGTTTCTGTAAACCTTCGAAAATACCTTCAAGAAGGGATTTCTCAAATCGACACTTTAGTTGGAAAAGCTAACACTGTTGTGGCTGATGCAAAAGCAAAAGTAGCATCTGTTACAACTAAAGCTTAA